AATTAATACATTTAAGTAAACAACTATAACTAACTATTATATTGAGATTTACACTTTATATATTTAAAGGATTACATTACGCATTTATTGTAGCGGTCTTGGCAGAAAGATCTCAAAGTAACTATCATTTAATTGCCTTAATTATAGCCCTATTTCTTATTACATATACTTATAAACACACACCAATAAAAAAGGTTACCTATACATTTTCTGATGCATTAAATGTTGTATTTGTATTACTTGGCGCATTGGCCACTTTTGCTCTTAGCGTAGAAACCAGTCTCAATACGGTATTTGTTGCAAGTGCATTAGGACTTTTAGGCGCTTTTATCCCGAAACATAAATTATTTAAAGAGGCACCTGCAGCATTGTATTGTGGTACATTTATAGGAATGACGTCTACTTTAGTTGCAAATGGTTATTTATTCATTGCATTTGCAGGAGCACTTGGCGGGTTGGTTTATATTATTGCCAAGCCCTTTTTAAATGGTTTTGGTGGAAAGCTTGGCACAATTGCATTTGGTGGTGTTGCTTTTGCTACATTATTTATATACCTCACAAACCTAGTTTATTAATGTTTGAAATAATACTATTATTAACGGGAACAATTGCAGCTCTCTCAACTTTTATAGCTAGTAACACCTTAAAATTAGGAGCCATAAAAGCTTCTGCTGGCTTATCTTTTATAGTAGCACTATTGTGTCTTCTTTTTGATGATATATTTAAAGAAGACTTAGCATTGCAAATACAACTTGTATTTTTTGGAGCTTCCTTTGTAGGTATGGTTTCAAAAGAAATAATTTCTAAACACTATCTCGTAGGTTTAGGTGGTCTTGTATTTTCTGCTATTTACTTAAATACAAGTTATTTTTTTGAAGGTTTTGGTGGTGCTTTAGGCACAACCGCTTGCATTTCTGTAATTATAGTTTTTGGATTACGTATAATTTTAAACAAAAGAAAACAGAAGGCTCACTCCTAAGGCAACCATTTCTTATCAAAGTTAGGTTTACGTTTTTCGAGAAATGCATCTCTTCCTTCTTTAGCTTCATCTGTCATATATGCTAAACGAGTAGCTTCTCCTGCAAAAACTTGCTGTCCTACCATACCATCATCTGTAAGATTCATAGCAAATTTTAGCATTTTTATAGATGTAGGACTTTTTGCAAGCACTTCTTGCGCCCATTCAAAAGCTGTTTGCTCTAAATCTGCATGTGGAACAACGGCATTAACCATTCCCATTTCAAAAGCTTCTTGTGCAGAGTAGTTTCTTCCTAAAAAGAAAATTTCTCTAGCTTTTTTCTGTCCTACCATTTTTGCTAAGTAAGCAGAACCATAGCCACCATCAAAGCTAGTAACATCTGCATCTGTTTGTTTAAATATGGCGTGTTCTTTACTTGCTAAAGTCATATCACAAACTACATGTAAACTATGACCACCACCAACAGCCCAACCAGGAACAACACAAATAACTGCTTTTGGCATAAACCTAATAAGGCGCTGTACTTCTAGGATATTTAATCTATGGTAGCCATCTTGGCCAACATAACCTTGGTGTCCTCTTGCCTTTTGGTCTCCACCACTACAAAAACTATACACACCATCTTTAGAAGAAGGTCCTTCTGCAGATAATAAAACTACACCAATGCTTGTATCTTCTTGAGCATCGTGAAATGCATCTAAAAGCTCTGATGTTGTATGAGGTCTAAATGCATTTCTTACATCTGGTCTATTAAATGCAATACGTGCAACGCCATCACTTTTTTTATAGGTAATGTCTGTATATTCTTTTACGGATTTCCAATTAGGAGTCATAGTCTTTGGTTTGAGGCTTCAAAAATAATCAATTGAAATTGGATTTAGAATGTTGAATCAAATTTCATTACTTTTCAGTTTTAAAAACCAACTATTATTATGAGAGTCATCATCTTTTTCCTGTTTTTTAGCAGTGTAGCTTTACAAGCACAGAATTATCAATTTTCAGAAGACATTAACATTGCCTGTACGCCTGTAATAAGCCAAGGTCGTACCGGAACCTGCTGGAGTTTTTCCACTTCTTCTTTTTTAGAATCTGAAATTATAAGATTAAAAGGTAAACCTATCGATTTATCTGAAATGTATACAGTACGACAAATTTATCCTGAGAAGGCAGAAAATTATATCATGCGTCAAGGCAAAGCACAATTTAGTCAAGGTGGATTAGCTCACGATGTATTGCACTCTGTATCTAAATATGGATTAGTACCACAATCTGTATACGATGGTTTAGATACTAACCAAACAGACCATAACCATACTGAGATGGTTGCTATTTTAACCGCTATGTTAAACCGTTATATTGAGAATCCTGCTAAAGAACTGTCTCCAAAGTGGAAAATGGCTGTAAGTAGTGTTCTAGATGCATATTTGGGAGCTACTGTAAATGAATTTGAATATGATGGTACTACATTTACGCCAATGAGTTTTTTAGAGATGACAGGTATTTCTCCAAAAGATTATATTACTGTAACTTCTTTTAAACAAGCGCCGTTTTATTCTACATTTATATTAAATATTCCTGATAATTTTTCTAATGGTAGCTTTTATAACGTTCCTTTAGATGAGTTGGTTGAAGTTACAGATAATGCTTTAAAAAATGGTTTTTCTGTTGAGTTAGATGTGGATGTAAGCGAGCAAACATTTTCTTCTAAACATGGTGTTGCAGTTATCCCAAGTAATGATAGCGACAGTAAAGCTATTTTAAGTGAAATTAAACCTGAAAAACAAATTACACAAGATTACAGACAACAGGAGTTTGAAAATTACAACACTACAGATGATCACTTAATGCATATTGTGGGTACCATAAAAGACCAAAAGGGTAATACATATTATAAAGTAAAAAACTCTTGGGGAACAGATGCTAACCGTAACGCTAATGGAGGATATATTTATATGAGTAAAGCTTATTTTAAATTAAAAGCTATTTCTGTTACTGTACATAAAGATGCACTTCCTAAGGCAATTGCAAATAAGCTAAACAAGTAATAACACTTATAATTATATATATAAAAAGCCCTCGATTATATCGAGGGCTTTTTAATTTAAAGCTTTTGCTTTATCTACTTAAACTATACCTTAGTTCTTGTAGAAGTATACAGAAGAAGCACTAGATAATGCAACGTTTGTTGCAGGAGCTACATCTCCACCAGCTTCGAAGTCTGTTCCTACGAAAGAAACAACTCTACCTCCACCATTTGCAATCTCTGCAATAAATACTGTGTTAGACTCTGCATCATACTCAGCAGATATTGGGTTACCTAATAATGTAGATTCACCAGCAACTCTTACTTGATCAGTAACAGCAACCATACCACCATCTGCAGCAGCACTAAACTTAGATGTAAAGTTAGATACTACGTGGAAACCACCATCTGTATCTGCACCATCACCAGAAGCTGCACCAATATCTGTTAAGATCATAGTAGTACCATCATAAGCCATACCGTGAGTTCTTACAATACCTTCAAAAGCAACTCTCTTGTCTGCAGAAATTGAAACATCTGTAGTGTGAGTTGATAAGAAGTTAGAGAATAATGCTACTTCATTAGTTGCATCTACAACAGCATATAAATCTGCTCCTACAAATGCAATTTCCCATACTTTAAAGTCAACAGTTACTGTGTTTCTTAATGTGAAACCAGAATCTGTTCTTTGGAAAATAAAGTAACGACCATCTGCAGTAGCTTCATCACCATCTACATCTTCTGAGTCTGCTACTACATAGAAATCACCACTTACAGCAATTGCTCTTGGGTTTTCTAATACAGCT
This region of Croceibacter atlanticus HTCC2559 genomic DNA includes:
- a CDS encoding 1,4-dihydroxy-2-naphthoyl-CoA synthase; translation: MTPNWKSVKEYTDITYKKSDGVARIAFNRPDVRNAFRPHTTSELLDAFHDAQEDTSIGVVLLSAEGPSSKDGVYSFCSGGDQKARGHQGYVGQDGYHRLNILEVQRLIRFMPKAVICVVPGWAVGGGHSLHVVCDMTLASKEHAIFKQTDADVTSFDGGYGSAYLAKMVGQKKAREIFFLGRNYSAQEAFEMGMVNAVVPHADLEQTAFEWAQEVLAKSPTSIKMLKFAMNLTDDGMVGQQVFAGEATRLAYMTDEAKEGRDAFLEKRKPNFDKKWLP
- a CDS encoding C1 family peptidase; the protein is MRVIIFFLFFSSVALQAQNYQFSEDINIACTPVISQGRTGTCWSFSTSSFLESEIIRLKGKPIDLSEMYTVRQIYPEKAENYIMRQGKAQFSQGGLAHDVLHSVSKYGLVPQSVYDGLDTNQTDHNHTEMVAILTAMLNRYIENPAKELSPKWKMAVSSVLDAYLGATVNEFEYDGTTFTPMSFLEMTGISPKDYITVTSFKQAPFYSTFILNIPDNFSNGSFYNVPLDELVEVTDNALKNGFSVELDVDVSEQTFSSKHGVAVIPSNDSDSKAILSEIKPEKQITQDYRQQEFENYNTTDDHLMHIVGTIKDQKGNTYYKVKNSWGTDANRNANGGYIYMSKAYFKLKAISVTVHKDALPKAIANKLNK